A DNA window from Vagococcus penaei contains the following coding sequences:
- a CDS encoding ABC transporter ATP-binding protein, which yields MITFKQVNFSYVDESTLTKLDLTIPKGQCVVLCGASGSGKSTVIRLLTGLIPELYTGTITGEATVANMTLPPVDFEEYVKQIGVVFQNPKTQFFTNNVYSELAFNMENYGTLPSIMQERIASISETFRLSNYLDKSMFHLSGGEKQRIAFASVCMMPHQVYLLDEPSSNLDLPTIAILKEYIQWLKTTGATIIVAEHRLAYLMDVADRFVYLDSGRIQADWSKKQLLELTHDDLKTLGLRQLITTPIQLKASAVIDNTVTADELVISNLHYTPKKNQDFHLMIDELHLSNQKIVGIVGPNGSGKSTLSYLLTGLTRFKKGKIMLNGQALTHKQLINQSFLVMQDVNLQLFFESVYKELTVKAKRMELFADVVERLNLSELLDRHPQSLSGGEKQRVAIGIAVLSGKKVIILDEPTSGLDLKNMLEVSRVIQWLHDLGTFVIIITHDIEFIQTTCHQVVRLVNGQIAESEQ from the coding sequence ATGATTACATTTAAACAAGTTAATTTTTCTTATGTGGATGAGTCTACCCTAACGAAACTTGATTTAACGATTCCAAAAGGACAATGCGTGGTTCTATGTGGTGCGAGTGGTTCGGGTAAATCAACAGTGATTCGTTTGTTAACGGGATTGATTCCTGAACTTTATACTGGAACAATCACAGGCGAGGCAACTGTGGCTAATATGACTTTACCACCAGTTGATTTTGAAGAATATGTTAAGCAAATAGGCGTTGTATTTCAGAATCCTAAAACGCAATTTTTTACCAATAATGTTTATTCAGAGTTGGCATTTAATATGGAAAATTATGGTACGTTACCTAGTATCATGCAAGAACGGATTGCTTCAATTAGTGAAACATTTCGTTTATCTAATTACTTGGACAAGAGTATGTTTCATTTGTCTGGTGGTGAAAAGCAACGAATTGCATTTGCTTCGGTATGCATGATGCCACATCAAGTCTATTTATTAGACGAACCATCAAGTAATCTAGATTTACCCACGATTGCGATTTTAAAAGAGTATATTCAATGGCTAAAAACGACTGGTGCGACAATTATTGTTGCAGAACACCGTCTAGCTTATTTGATGGATGTTGCTGATCGTTTTGTATATTTAGATAGTGGACGAATACAAGCGGATTGGTCTAAAAAGCAGTTACTTGAATTGACCCATGATGATTTAAAAACGTTAGGGTTACGACAACTAATAACGACACCTATTCAATTAAAAGCTTCGGCTGTGATTGACAATACTGTGACTGCTGACGAATTAGTCATTAGTAACCTCCATTACACACCTAAAAAGAATCAAGATTTTCATTTAATGATTGATGAGTTACATTTGTCTAATCAAAAAATTGTTGGTATTGTGGGGCCAAATGGCTCTGGAAAGAGTACGTTATCCTATCTGTTAACTGGATTAACACGTTTTAAAAAAGGTAAAATTATGCTCAACGGACAGGCCTTGACGCACAAACAATTGATAAACCAAAGTTTTCTTGTAATGCAAGATGTTAATTTACAATTATTTTTCGAATCAGTTTACAAAGAGCTTACTGTTAAAGCAAAGCGTATGGAGCTCTTTGCTGACGTTGTGGAGAGACTTAATTTATCTGAGTTATTAGATCGTCATCCACAATCACTATCTGGTGGAGAAAAACAACGTGTCGCTATTGGTATTGCAGTTTTATCCGGGAAAAAAGTCATTATTTTAGATGAACCAACAAGTGGTTTAGATTTGAAAAATATGCTTGAAGTGAGTCGAGTGATTCAGTGGCTACATGATTTAGGAACATTTGTGATTATCATAACACATGATATTGAGTTTATTCAGACAACCTGCCACCAAGTTGTTAGACTAGTAAATGGTCAAATAGCTGAGAGTGAGCAATGA
- a CDS encoding energy-coupling factor transporter transmembrane component T family protein, giving the protein MKKKQVIAFDPRSKLVTVFVASLLLMLRVNWQVELSFVLCLSVLLGLNGGLRKASWLLTMYLTLLLINRIVLTTITGPITAFLAFLLVAYQLLLPPVMASAFAANQTATSEWIAALKKARVPNFILIPFIVVCRFFPTLMADVKRIRQAMILRGIATSNLSLFKQPLNTLEYLIVPILMSVENTSLDLSAAALVRGLGNKGTHTSVYVIKFGWSDYLLICIMGLFVGLGVYYR; this is encoded by the coding sequence ATGAAAAAAAAGCAAGTCATTGCTTTTGATCCGCGAAGCAAATTAGTGACAGTTTTTGTTGCTAGTTTGCTTTTAATGTTACGGGTTAATTGGCAAGTGGAACTAAGTTTTGTGCTTTGCCTCTCCGTTCTGTTAGGTTTGAATGGTGGGCTACGAAAGGCTAGCTGGTTACTAACGATGTATTTAACATTATTACTGATTAATCGGATAGTTCTAACAACAATTACAGGACCAATCACGGCTTTTTTAGCTTTTTTATTGGTAGCGTATCAATTATTATTACCACCTGTAATGGCCTCAGCTTTCGCCGCGAATCAAACAGCAACAAGTGAGTGGATTGCGGCGCTAAAGAAAGCGAGAGTCCCAAACTTTATATTAATTCCCTTCATTGTTGTTTGTCGCTTTTTTCCCACGTTAATGGCCGACGTTAAACGAATTCGTCAGGCGATGATTTTACGTGGGATTGCAACATCTAATCTTTCCTTATTTAAGCAACCCCTCAATACATTAGAATATCTTATTGTGCCAATTTTAATGTCGGTTGAAAATACTTCGCTCGATTTATCGGCAGCAGCTTTAGTCAGAGGATTGGGGAATAAAGGCACTCATACTAGTGTCTATGTCATTAAATTTGGTTGGTCAGACTATTTGCTAATCTGTATTATGGGCTTATTTGTGGGATTAGGAGTGTATTATCGATGA
- a CDS encoding MptD family putative ECF transporter S component: MKQLKVHDLISVGIYAAIYFLMVAIATMLLRFTVPVFNSILIPGFSALLSGTVYLLVINKIPKFGAITLVGSVMALFFLVFGYFPLAFLPSVLFPLLADIVMYKTSLVKEMKLPLSYIIFGFGLTGPIIPLWFMKDSYINVLIKHGKDQTYIDSVFAPITTGTFFVSFLVTILGGVIGLIIAKKIYAKHFAKVSK; this comes from the coding sequence ATGAAGCAGTTGAAGGTTCACGATTTAATTTCTGTTGGTATTTATGCCGCAATTTATTTTTTAATGGTTGCTATTGCAACAATGTTGCTAAGATTTACTGTTCCAGTATTTAATTCAATTTTAATTCCTGGTTTTTCGGCTCTTTTATCCGGAACAGTCTATCTATTAGTCATCAATAAAATCCCCAAATTTGGTGCGATTACATTGGTTGGCTCGGTGATGGCGCTTTTCTTTTTAGTCTTTGGCTATTTTCCATTAGCTTTTTTACCAAGCGTTCTTTTTCCGTTATTAGCGGATATTGTTATGTATAAGACTAGCCTAGTTAAAGAAATGAAATTGCCCCTTAGTTACATTATTTTCGGCTTTGGTTTAACGGGGCCTATTATCCCATTATGGTTCATGAAGGATTCCTATATCAATGTTTTAATAAAACATGGTAAAGACCAAACCTATATTGATAGCGTCTTTGCACCTATCACCACGGGAACATTTTTTGTGTCATTTTTAGTGACAATTCTTGGTGGGGTGATTGGCCTAATTATTGCGAAAAAGATTTATGCGAAACATTTTGCAAAAGTCAGTAAATAG
- a CDS encoding GNAT family N-acetyltransferase, with protein sequence MANFYSRRATLEDLPAIMDVIASGVEILKKRGVPQWQAENQPNTTVISADIAEDTCHVLIIDGKISGVACLQTLPEVSYDTLNSGAWLTSETHYATIHRFAICSDIGVKGMGHIFMGYLLSFAISLGYDDVRIDTHSQNLAMQRVIKRAGFVECGDILLPIKNGERLVYQWLRPL encoded by the coding sequence ATGGCTAATTTTTATAGTCGCCGTGCAACATTAGAAGATTTACCAGCTATTATGGATGTGATTGCTTCTGGAGTTGAGATACTAAAAAAAAGAGGAGTACCTCAGTGGCAAGCAGAAAATCAGCCTAATACTACAGTAATATCAGCTGATATTGCTGAAGACACTTGCCATGTTTTAATTATAGACGGTAAAATTAGCGGTGTTGCCTGTTTACAAACATTACCGGAAGTGTCATATGACACATTAAATTCTGGGGCATGGCTAACTAGTGAGACACATTATGCAACTATTCATCGGTTTGCTATTTGTTCAGATATAGGTGTTAAAGGAATGGGACATATTTTTATGGGGTATCTGCTCTCTTTTGCCATCTCTTTAGGTTATGATGATGTTAGAATTGACACACATTCCCAAAATTTAGCCATGCAACGAGTCATTAAACGGGCAGGTTTTGTTGAGTGTGGTGACATCTTGTTACCTATTAAAAATGGTGAACGCCTTGTTTACCAATGGTTAAGACCGCTTTAG